The Salminus brasiliensis chromosome 22, fSalBra1.hap2, whole genome shotgun sequence genomic interval gagatgttgtagaggagtctgggaacAAGGTTTAAGAAGATCTCCGAACATTTAGAGATCAGTcgctgttccaccgtccactaaatcatctacaagaggaacagctgaccaacatgaccaggtcaggacgtcctagcaagttcagacCAATAGCAGAACTTTAAGATGAGTAGAGACGTCTCCAACTATCCTAGAACGTCATCACGGTAGCCGGTAGCAAagcacagcatctaccatcagaaagagagacCCAACAAGTTAGATCTTCATAGGaggacaaagaccaggactgcTGGAACTGGAGTCCTGCCCAGATGTTTGAGTTTTTCTGAGGTGTGGCTTATTACGTATAAGATGTTTGAGGAACTTTGGAAGAACCTGGAAgaaggtgctttgaagaaccttcaaggaacccttttcttctaaaaaaaaaaacttgtctggcacattaagaggttccttcacagcttcaaactgaagaacctccaaaagttcctcaaggatcttatacttttaacagcgtAGTGATGGGCAGTCGTGGCCTAATGGTTACCACCTTCATCTCAGGTGGAAGAGCACAGCTCCTCGAACGCCAGCTGTCAAATTAATCAGTAAAATTCGGGTAAAAAGACGCTTGATGATCAGCTTATCTTCATTAATCACCAAAtctctaaaaataaacaagcaaTTCTATTAAATCCAAGCCAACGTCTGGTTTACTGCGCATTTAGGGCtgttatgtaaatgagctctgttctgactggctgcctgCACTGTGCTTCAGTCTTCGAGGCTTTCGAGTCCAaccctcgctgtcttcaaaccaagactgaagaccctcctcttctgagagtgctCAGGCGAAGAggagagtactatggtctccatactgacttgtgtttagtcgagtctaagattagaggagctttaaattattagtcaaTTTAAACTAGctgtggttcttcttcagtaaacagtgaagcacttttgtaagtcgctctggagaagagaatctgctaaatgccctaaatgtaaacgtatagtgtgtgtgcatagtATGTACATAGTGTATGTAGAGTGGAGAATGTGTgcagtgtatgtagtgtgtataaCGCATGTGCTTAGTATGTACATAGTGGCGAGTATGTGCAGTGTATGCAGTGTGGAGAGtatgtgcagtgtgtggagaGTATGTAATGTGTAaagtatgtgtatagtgtggagAGTATGTGCATAGAGGATGTAGAGTATAGTGTATGCAGTGTGTATGTAGAGTGGAGAgtatgtacagtgtatgtagTATGTATAATGCATGTGCATAGTATGTACAGACTATGTACATAGTGAAgagtatgtgtatagtgtgcagAGTGGATGTACTGTGTAaagtatgtgtatagtgtgtgagtggatgtagtgtgtaaagtatgtgtatagtgtgtggagAGTATGTGGTGTGTAaagtatgtgtatagtgtggagagtgtagtgtgtaaagtatgtgcagtgtgtgagagtatgtagTGGGTAAAGTAtgtgcagtgtgtatagtgtgtggagtggatgtagtgtgtaaagtatgtgtatagtgtggagagtgtagtgtgtaaagtatgtgcagtgtgtatagtgtgtggagAGTATGTGGTGTGTAAAGTATGTGTATAGTATGTGGAGAGTATGTGGTGTGTAaagtatgtgtatagtgtgaagagtgtagtgtgtaaagtatgtgcagtgtgtatagtgtatggaGAGTATGTGGTGTGTAAAGTATGTGTATAGTATGTGGAGAGTATGTGGTGTGTAaagtatgtgtatagtgtgaagagtgtagtgtgtaaagtatgtgcagtgtgtgagagtatgtagTGGGTAAAGTAtgtgcagtgtgtatagtgtgtggagtggatgtagtgtgtaaagtatgtgtatagtgtggagagtgtagtgtgtaaagtatgtgcagtgtgtatagtgtgtggagtggatgtagtgtgtaaagtatgtgtatagtgtgtggagtggatgtagtgtgtaaagtatgtgtatagtgtgtggagtggatgtagtgtgtaaagtatgtgcagtgtgtgagagtatgtagtgtgtaaagTATGTGCAGTGTGGAGagtatgtagtgtgtaaagTATGTGCAGTGTGGAGagtatgtagtgtgtaaagTATGTGTATAGTGGATATAGTGTGTAaagtatgtgtatagtgtgtggagTGGATGTGGGTGGGCAATGGGGCCAGAGTACAGGCCAACTAAACCTGGCAAGTTGAATCCTGTGAATCCATCCCTCCAGAACAGGAATTGCTCACCTCTGCTCTACAACATTCCTCCAGATCAACCGACTAAAAGAATGACGAGAAAAGCGAGACGCTGGTTTTCCCAgtttttattacaatattttttacaACAGAGATTTACTTCAGCTCCTTAACAGCCAGACCTataaagagaaacagaaacactGGTTTAAGCAAACACTCAATTTAAATCATTTACACAGGAATTATTCAATAcatcaaatattaaaaacaataaactacactattaaaaaaacaggtgcttaaaaaggttctttgagcgatgccatagaagaatcagtTTCTCGTTCCATTACATGACTAAGAGAGGTGTGAATGTGAGGAACCTTAAAAAGGTCTGGAGAACCTTCTCATCTTCCGTTTTTTAGCAACTCTACTGCATCGCTTAAAGCACCTTTCTTTACGACTGTAGTCTGCAGTGTTATTAATGTAGGTGGGCCGGTGGAACTGAGGATTCTGAAAGGCGAAGCTCAGCACTTGGTCCGTCTTTTGCTCTAGCAAGCGTGTAAATGCACTAAGGGCACAAGCAGCCCAAAGTGTTTGGACATCTTGCACCTCCAACACTAACAGGGCTCAAATAAGGAGCTGATTAAATCTGAGAGCTAGTTAAGAGTAGAGAATTcagggggatgccacacaggcCTCATCAACCCACAACTACGCCAGCACAGGTTCGGACCGCAGCTTTACTAGTCCAGTAAGTCAGTGAAGTGTAAGGCAATGATTCTGCCTGTTTGAGAGCCTGCGTTACCAGAGAGGCACTGAAAAAAGGACAGTGGGCTTATAATGCTAGTACAGATGTTCCTTAGTCAACAATAGATAAGAGAGTCTTACAGTATCAGAAAGCACACGAGTCTAATTGAGACCACTGAGCATCTCCACATATGCGGTTTATCCTCCACAGGACGATACAGGAAaacagttagcactatgctaattggtggggcatAAGCTTGTGTTTCTTATTGCTACACTGGCCTTAAATCCCATAGAAAACAAACACCAATCAGTGGATCCACCAATCTTGCCAACACTGCCAGGGTTGGGGGAGTGAACCACCTCCAAATGTCACTTGTTTGCCAGGCAGTGCGGAACTGGTACTACCCTGAATCCAGCACTACTGGACGTTTGATGGAAGGACTGAAGCGCCACACTGTGCTAAAGCATCTTTAGCAAGTCTTCACATCTAACCCGACCTGTAGACAGTTAAGCTAGTCTTATACCTCCACCCAGAAAGGCATCAGGTTTGCcttcctccacagtttagaCAGCCTGGACACTCCAGCATAGACAGGAACGCAGCAATTTCAGAAGTACTGGCTGATTTCCAATGCTGTTCTTGCGTAAATAAAAATGCTGGCCCTCCAGGATCAGCGGAAACGCCAAATAAACGCAGCCCTGCATCAAACGTCCATCCAAGTGTGACCCTGACCACAATCACTGTGCATCTCTAATTAATAACGGATCTAAAGACTCACCGAAAACCACTTTCAAGGGTCACAGGAGGAGCCTCCAGTCAAATCTAGCCcaaggggtctgaatctgaacCTCTAGTATCTGTATGTGCTGATGTGCGTATGTAGAGAAGTCTCACCGGGTGGAAGGGACTGCTTGAGCTTCTCTGCCTTCTCCTTGTCTGTGATGACCAGTGTGTACAGGTACCTGCTGCAGCGCaccttgaacttcacattgtCCTTGTTCTTCTTGATCTTGACGGCTACAGGAACA includes:
- the rpl38 gene encoding large ribosomal subunit protein eL38 gives rise to the protein MPRKIEEIKDFLLTARRKDAKSVKIKKNKDNVKFKVRCSRYLYTLVITDKEKAEKLKQSLPPGLAVKELK